DNA from Dama dama isolate Ldn47 chromosome 5, ASM3311817v1, whole genome shotgun sequence:
CCAGCCCAAAGTGCCCCAGACCCTTTGCTGGTTGGTAATGGATCAGAGTGTATCAATCCTTTTCACAGAGTTGGACTTATTTGTCATGATTTCCTGGTTCTCACCCACCTTGAGTCTATGGACCATTTTTCTGTCTGCTCAGTATCCGGAAATTTCTTGTAATTCATCCTCATTGGCTTGGCTTTCTTTTCCTGGAGAAATTCAGTGTTATTTTTATGCTTGGAGAGCTCACTGTGTTCTCTaccttccagttttgttttttatttagaaaactaCAGAGACGTACAAAGAATAACATGACATAAGTTTAAAGCCCATCCTTCCCTCAAGACAGCCACTCTGCTAAATTCAATGGGTAGCCTTCCAGTTTACACTTTTGTACTTTTACTACAACATACAGTATTGAGTTTTTAAATCTTTGCAAATGATGTATCACCTAAAAGTAAGTTCCCTTCCCTCAATATGGGGTTTTGAGGTCTAATCATGTTTAAACCCACACCCAGCACCGTTCCAAGGACTAAGAATACAACTGAATAAAACAAACTCCTCTCCTCGTGGGTTTTTATTCTGGAAGGGTGGTGGGGCACATGTGGTATGAATGGGCCACAATGTATTAATTTATTGGTGGCCATTGGCTTACTGTTACAAACAACATTCCAGAGGACATttctgtgtgtccctgtgtgccTGCGTTCTGTGTACGTAGTTTGCAAACTTCTCTTAAAGGGTCTGACAGTACGTTTTTTAGACTTGTGAGCCGTATCCGCAGTCACAACTATTCACTTCTGCCCTTCTCGAAAGGGGACTTACATAAGCAATATGTaaacaaattatttctttttggctgtgctgggtcttcggtgCTGTGAGTGGGCTTgctctagctgcagcgagcaggggctgctctccagtcgCAGGAcagaggcttctcattgcggtggctacTCTCTTCTTGGAATACAAGCTCTAGGTATagattcagtagttgcagtgtgtgggctcagtagttgttgcatgtgggctctagagcacagactcagtacttgtggcatccaggcttaattgccctgcgacctgtgggatcttcccagtccagtgATTGAATccacgttccctgcattggcaagcagattcttaatccttggaccaccagggaagtcctaaacaaATTATTTATGAACACTGGCTTTTTGTGATTTTTACATgtgataaaatattcttttgatttttttttccagccattaaaaaaaatgtaacactCATTCTCAACTTGGGGTGTACATATCTCGGCCCACAGGCCAAGTCTGCAGCAAAGGCATTACTCCAGAGACTGTATAAAGacactctggggcttccctggcagtccagtggttaggactcagtgcatCCACTTCTGgggcagaggtttgatccctagtcggggaacaaagatccccaTGTGGTGCAtgttgtggccaaaaataaaaagcggggggggggggggttgggaaGTGCTCCAAGCCCAGTTTCAGATGAAAACAGGAAGTGTGAGTGGAAGCTACCCACCCTCTCTGGCCATTGAGAAATAACTAGGAAAGCCTTGAGGAAGCTGGAAGGATGAATAACAGCCAGGGGTCTCTGGGGCCAGGCCCTTTGAGAGATCGTTTCAGTCTGCCTCAGCCCACATGTATCAGAACCAGTAACTTTCTCTCTGCCTGGTCTTTACTCTCTCACGGGTGGGGCTGAAACCTGGACTGACCAGTCATCCAAGAAGTACATCTCTCTGAACAGGAAGACAGTATAATAAGAATGACGGGGGCTTGGGAAGGGTGGCCACAAATCCTGCCTGGCTCTGCCCCCAATTTGTTCTATGATCTtgggcctttcccttctctgaggcCAACCCTTGTCTATAATGGAGATTATGCACACTCGGTTGATAGGATGAAAGACGAAAGTGTAACACAAGGTGCCTGGCATATAAGAGGTGCCCTGTAATTGTCAGCCAGCATTCACCCAGATTCTCTCCGTATGGGATGGAGGCCAGAACACCTCCGTGGCCAGACAGTCCCACTTCCTCTGAAAGCAGCCCACCCCATCCTTCAACACCTTGGGTCGTTAGAACACTCTCTTCTTGAGCTGAAAATTGACGGGCCATGACTTCCACTCCCTAGCCCACTCCCAGTCCCTGAAACCATGCAACAACCCTCTCCTCTTTGCCAGACAAAACTGCCAGTTTGTggacattcctggtggtccagtggttaagactctctgtttcccctgcaggggacacaggttcgatccctggtctggaaaataAGGTGCCACATGGTGCAGCCCTTTCACcaacaaaagttttttttaaaaaaaaagtctgcttttTTCAAATCAACATCTTGCGTCCTTTCACCATTCTGGCCACCCTTGTTAGAATTAGCATTTTCTGAGCCAAACATCTAACACACCTGCACtgtaagtgaaaattaaaatttgggtCTAGAGCTGGCCTGGTCACAGGTGAGGAAGGCAGAACACAGAGATTCAATAGTTAAGAGCTGAAGACTCTGGCACAGCGAAGACTTTGGCTCTGCTATTTgggggcaagtcatttaacctcttcaAGATCAGATTCATCTTCTGTAAAGGGGGAGATCTTTCTGGTAAGCTTGTCATAAGGCTTATTAAAAGAGTGAATTTGCCAATTTGCAGGAAgtgctccttggactgcaaggaaatcagaccagtcaatcctaaaggaaatcaaccctgcatattcattggaaggactgatactgatgctccaacactttggctacctgatgcaaagagccaccttactggaaaagaccctgatgctggaaacacTGGGGGCAGCAGAAAgggtgccagaggatgagatggttggatggcatcacagactcaatgcacaagaatttaagcaaactctgggagattgcagaggacagggaagcctggtgtgctgcagtctgtggggttgcaaagagtcggacatgatttagcgactgaacaacaacggagAGTGCCCAACACATTATCTGGTTTGGGCTGTGTAATCTGGAGGTCCTTAAGGCCAGGGAGAGGAGGCATGATTGTGAGAACTCTTGCCGTGCCTCCCAACAGTTCTGTTAAATTCACCCCTCTGTTCCCATGAAGGTGGGCCCAGAACTGGGCTTAATCAGTTGCCTGGCCTAAGGTAGAGTGGGGGCCAGGGCTGTCCAGCATGGCCAGAACCAGAGGCAGGATGTGAAGTGATTCATAGTTGATGGCCCTGCCAGCTGTGACCACCAGGGGGCACCCCCACCAAGGAGACGGCCTGGCCCAGTCAGACACACCCACTCCTCTTCCCAAGACTGTTCTGGCACCTGGTGGGGTGAACTGGGAGGGAAAGTGACAGTCTCAGATGCAGTCGGCCACACTGCCCCAGGCAGGCCCCAGGCAGGCCCCAGGCAGGCCCCAGGGCCTGTGGAAAACGCTCAGACCCGAGGCAGAAGTCTGGGTTATAACACTGACTCTGCTatccatgaccttgggcaagcctcTTCACTCACTGACCCAGTTCACGGTGTTGGAACAGACGCCAAAAGTTCTTCCAGCCTGGACAGCGCGTGGTTCTTGGGTTTGAGGCCAGGTGGTTTCTTCTTTCTCACCCCAGCCCTTCTCCCCTCAGGGCAGCACACACTCGCCCGCCAGGGAAGCCACCTGTCCCAGACCCTCAACTCCAAAGCGCTGAGGcactggcagggggtgggggtgggggtggggggcggttagtgcaagaggaggaagaaggacaAGGTCAGGTGACCCAAGAGCCTCAAAGGGTCTTGCTTCATTCAGGACAGACATCCGGTTTCCTCTGGTCTCTGCCAGGATTCTGGGGGCAAAGGGATGAGTCATGGGGGGATTGGGGAGTTCCCAGATAATCAGTTCAGGATGGAAACTGGGAGGAAGCCCATTAAAGCATGGGGTGGGGACAAGAGACCAGACCCCAATGTCCTTATCTCAGGCCTCTGGCCCCTCAAGAGGGCAATCAGAGAGGCAATTTCTATCGCCTGGGACTTGGGGGGAATAGAAATGAGGCAACTAGCTTCTTCCTTCTCCAAACTGGGGGCCTGGGAGCAGGTGGCTTAAGGATCCCAAGAGAGAGTGGTTAATGGGGCTGACTCAGGAGATACgccaggggaggaagggagggaggagggcccCAGGCCTGCCTCTTCCTTGAGGTTCAACCAGACTCCAGCCTCCCCGGCTTTTTATCGTTGGCTCCCGTTTGGTTCAGCGGTTCAGTTCAAACACCCTGGGGCAATTCAGACCTGGGTGGGGCTTAGGGGAGGAAGGGAGTTTGAGGGGGGCAAGACGTCAAAGAAGAATCAGAGATTCCACAATTTCACAAAACTTTcgcaaacactttttttttggtcccaaCCCCCCTGCATTGTCCTGGACAACAAATTTGCATAAAACTTGGGAAGCTATTACTAAGCGTTAGTCGCAGCACCAGGTAATTTCCTCCCAGGCCTCCATGGGCTTAAGTATAAAGGCCCCCGGAGCTGGTCCCTGACAGAACCCAGAACCTACAGACCCACCCAGACCCCTGGCTGAGCCTTCTGCCCAGAGCCCCATGAAGCTGATGGGTGAGTGTATGGGTCCCGGGAGGGGAGAGCTGCGGCAGCGGGCAGGGGTGCCTGGGCTTCCAGAAAGGTCTGCACTTCTCCTGAGCCCCCGTCTGCTCCCAGCCCTGCAGCTGCTCCTCTGGCACTGCGCGCTCTGGACGGTGCACGAAGCCACCCCCCTGGGCCCTGCCCGCTCCCTGCCCCAGGGCTTCCTGCTCAAGTGCTTAGAGCAAGTGAGGAAAATCCAGGCTGATGGCGCCGAGCTGCAGGAGAGGCTGGTGAGTGAGGGAGGCCAGCGTGGGGACGGGGAGGTGACAGAGATGCTGCAGCAgggcagggaggaaagaaggCACACGGGGAGAGCTGAGGGAGAGAGCCGGGCTGAAGGGAAGCGTGGGAAAGAGCAGCAGGAAGGGACACGGGGCAAGAGAAAACTCTGGGGGGAAATGAGACTCAGGAGAGGCCCAGCCCGGGAAAGGCGGCTGGTGAGAAACTGGGGGAAGAACCTCTAGGCGACAGTGCTGGGAAGGGTTGGCTGGGAGCTTGgatgagaagcctggcaggacgGGTGGGGAGGCGGAGACGTGGAGGTGGAGACGTGGGGGCActcagggtggggggaggaggaggaggagctgccCCCTTCACCCAGCATccttcccactgcagtgtgcCGCCCACAAGCTGTGCCACCCGGAGGAGCTGGTCCTGCTCGGGCACTCTCTGGGcatcccccaggctcccctgggcAGCTGCTCCAGCCAGTCCCTGGAGCTGGTGAGTCCCGAGGGGAGAAGGGAGATGAGGGGGCGCGAGGGTAGGCTGACCTGGAAGGCTCCCCAGTTCTCTAGGCTCCACGCGGGGGCCCTGAGGGGGGCATCCCAGGCGATGTCCCCTGACTCTCCCACCCGACCCCCCAGACAAGTTGCCTGGACCAACTGCACGGCGGCCTCTTTCTCTACGAGGGCCTCCTGCAGGCCCTGGCGGGCATCTCCCCAGAGCTGGCCCCCACCTTGGACACACTGCAGCTGGACGTCACCGACTTTGCCACCAACATCTGGCTGCAGGTGAGTCTCATTGGGAGCAACAAGCTTTAAGGGCCAGAACCGAGCTGTTCCCCAAAGGTGGTGCTGCAAGACTGGGGCCCTGGAGTTCTCTAGGGCTGAGCCAAGTCCCTGGACCTGGTTCTTGTCCTGGCTCCACCGTGAACCCTGGATCTTCCACAGCCCATCAGCCCCTGGCCTTCCCTTCCTGTGCTAACACGCCCTGACTGCTGACCTCATCTTCCCCCACAGATGGAGGACCTGGGGGTGGCCCCGGCTGTGCAGCCCACCCAGGGCACCATGCCAACCTTCACCTCAGCTTTCCAGCGCCGAGCAGGAGGGGTCCTGGTTGCTTCCAAGCTGCAGAGTTTCCTGGAGCTGGCATACCGTGTCCTGCGCTACCTTGCCGAGCCCTGAGCAGAGCTCTTCCCCTCTAGTGTATTTATctctatatttaatatttatgctTATTTAAACCTAATATTTAAAGACAGGAAAGCACAGAAAGGAGCCCCAGGCTCCTGGGTCCTTCCTTCCACCTCCATGTGGGGAAACCCCCCGTCTTCCGTACCGGGACTGGGAGGGAGTTGGTAAATACCAAGTATTACTTCTCGTGGCTGCTCCAGGCCTGGCTCTGCGGTGGACTCTGGGGAGAGCCGCAGTGAACCCCTACCCTGAGGGTGCCCACCTCGGGGCCCTTGGAAGCATCAGGAAGTCTCCTAAGTGGGAGACGAGACAGCCCTGTTTAATATTTAAACAGCAGTGTTCCCCAACTGGGTCCTTGCCCCCTGGCTCCAGCCCTGCATTCAGGCATGAAGCCCAGCAGAGGCAGCTGGAGTGGGATGCTTGACCCTGGGGTCCCACGAATTCGCTGGGGAAACTTCttctttttaagacatttttcagGCACATTTTGACTCCTCATGTGGGGAGCCCAGGCATTAGTGACGCCTCTTGTTTTTCTGGATGCGCTATAGACGCCATGAGGCTCATGACCCTGCTCCACCCCACTGGGGTTGGGGTCAGGGTTCTGACTCTCTTCTGGGCTGGACAGATGGTCGTGTGTCTCTGCCTTGCTGGGTGAGACTGGGAACGCGGAAAAGAAAGATGAGGGGGCTTGTGTGACGGGGTGTGAGAGGAACACTCAACTGTTCCCTTTCCACCCCAGCCCCCACTTTCTCCCTGTAGCCAAACTTCACGATAATAAAGTGTTTGTCTCCAGTAAATGGCCTTCCTCCTTCTTGAGTCcagctggtgcctggccaggggTTGCGGGTGGGGAGTTGAATGGTGGGCGAGGCTCgagggagagaagaggaggtGCGGTCATTCCTTGGCACCCACTTGGTATAGACGCCAGGCCGGGTGCTGGGGCACAGCGGTAATGAGGCAGGCGTGGTCCCTGCCCTCGTGGAGCCACAGCCTAGTGGGGAGGACAGGACGCAGATGGGTCAGCAGTACCAGgagaggagagagtgggctgggggCTCAACAGTCCAGACGCAGATGGACGCAGGCCTGATGCGAGGGAGGATTTAGTATTCGCTTCAGTCTACCACCTTCCATAAACCTTCACCCTCCTGTGCTCACAGCTGCCCGTAAAGATAGGATTATGAAGGGCCTTTTACAGACCAGGGAGCTGAGGTCAGGGCGACAACTTGGATCAGACCCCAAATTCCAGGCTCTGCACTTCTCTCCCTCGTTGAGCTCTGCTTCTGACCTGGCTGGGAGCCCGCCACCTGAACTCACACCTGGGGAGAATGGAGGGGCCGCTTCACAGCACAGGTCCGAGGCAAGCCTCTCGGCCAAAGACGCACATGTGCTTCTGGGCTGCTGCCACCAGACCCAGGATGCCCAGACAGCCAACCAGTCCCCTCCCAAGATTCCCATCCTCGGCTCAAGTCTCCTCCCACTCCCCTTCCCCACTGGCTCCTCAGAAGCAGGGTCGGGGTGAGGGGTCTAGAATCCTGAGCCGTGCGGCTCAGGGTGCCCTCCCCCCGCAGCTGGTCCTGCAGAAACCAGGGCTTGGAGATGTGTGACACAGGCAAGGAAGGGTTAAACAGAGCCCCTGCCCTCATGCCCCGTGGTCCCTCAGCCCCCCTCACCCCTCATCCCCCAAGTCAGTC
Protein-coding regions in this window:
- the CSF3 gene encoding granulocyte colony-stimulating factor, with product MKLMALQLLLWHCALWTVHEATPLGPARSLPQGFLLKCLEQVRKIQADGAELQERLCAAHKLCHPEELVLLGHSLGIPQAPLGSCSSQSLELTSCLDQLHGGLFLYEGLLQALAGISPELAPTLDTLQLDVTDFATNIWLQMEDLGVAPAVQPTQGTMPTFTSAFQRRAGGVLVASKLQSFLELAYRVLRYLAEP